Proteins co-encoded in one Chitinophagales bacterium genomic window:
- a CDS encoding histidine kinase, protein MMDFSPSPFKNLLSKCLFVILIGSFWTACTKKQAPNPVRNLSYTQDSIRLVHAIDSIFDIQFDYPDSAFQAWQPFAQEALKKKIYLPLMSYYRYGVFNRAALAQDLETATELAQSSMTIAKLTNDSTFLGHANYNIAILYGAQDILDSASYYFLRSIDYLASGQDWGAELDAWTNLAEMTKMQGDLLTAEKYKLAVLNRTRMRKDKREMGFMYLSLVDLYIEMDKLPQSRQYLDSATYVLQVFDDTLNTNLLEMKGRHALAQSNFDRALFYFHLLQEKSIVNQDISSFTRTLFKLAFTHSQLNNPDSARYYLRLFEENSGPQQLSKEQQLKYAETKFKLKDVNTSTKETIDNLTTINRLLNEKIEQNKNLFGTKRLHQIEQAEKDKIILQQTVQNQNKNLTITWLIVGLAAMLIAILFTLFYLKKRRQLHRQELLILEQQREFELKSALLKSQLKERNRISQELHDDLGATLTSISMSAELLKRKHPELNSREVEIIADSSSSLVDSMNEIVWSLNSNNDSLQSLVAYIRKFTSQFLTDADISFSIDSLDVIPNIELEGAVRRSIFLTAKEALNNIVKHAQASHVNLRFAIESDVFMVQIEDNGKGFVVSENTDILGNGLRNMKHNMENINGEMTYFSNPKSTKITLLFPLKKDKI, encoded by the coding sequence ATGATGGATTTTTCGCCAAGCCCATTTAAAAACTTGTTGTCTAAATGCCTGTTTGTCATTTTGATAGGTTCGTTTTGGACTGCTTGCACCAAAAAACAAGCTCCAAATCCAGTGCGAAACCTAAGCTACACACAAGATTCCATCCGACTTGTTCATGCCATAGATTCTATTTTTGATATACAATTTGACTACCCTGATAGTGCTTTTCAGGCTTGGCAACCATTCGCTCAAGAAGCACTCAAAAAAAAGATTTACCTCCCTTTGATGAGTTATTATCGTTACGGGGTTTTCAATAGGGCTGCTTTGGCACAAGACCTTGAAACTGCTACGGAATTGGCACAATCCTCCATGACCATTGCCAAGCTGACGAATGACAGTACATTCTTGGGACATGCCAACTACAACATTGCTATTTTGTATGGCGCACAAGACATCCTCGATTCTGCCTCCTATTATTTTCTTCGCTCGATTGATTATTTAGCCAGTGGTCAAGATTGGGGGGCGGAATTGGATGCTTGGACCAATTTGGCTGAAATGACCAAAATGCAGGGTGACTTGTTGACGGCAGAAAAATACAAACTTGCCGTATTGAATAGAACAAGAATGCGTAAGGATAAAAGAGAAATGGGTTTTATGTACCTGTCTTTGGTGGATTTATACATTGAGATGGATAAGCTGCCTCAATCTCGCCAATACCTAGATTCGGCAACCTACGTTTTACAGGTTTTTGACGATACATTGAATACGAATCTGTTGGAAATGAAAGGCCGTCATGCCTTAGCTCAATCAAATTTTGACCGTGCCTTGTTCTATTTTCATCTATTGCAGGAAAAGTCAATTGTTAATCAAGACATCAGTAGTTTTACCAGAACCCTATTCAAACTGGCATTCACACACAGTCAACTCAACAATCCAGATTCTGCTCGGTATTATTTGAGGTTGTTTGAAGAAAATTCGGGGCCACAACAGCTATCTAAGGAACAACAACTAAAGTATGCTGAAACGAAATTCAAGCTAAAAGATGTCAACACTTCAACCAAAGAAACCATTGATAATCTGACGACTATTAACCGTTTATTAAATGAGAAAATAGAGCAAAATAAAAATTTATTTGGTACCAAAAGATTGCATCAAATCGAACAAGCCGAAAAGGATAAAATCATTCTGCAACAGACGGTGCAAAATCAAAATAAAAATTTAACGATTACATGGCTGATTGTTGGGCTGGCTGCAATGTTAATCGCTATCCTGTTCACCCTATTTTATTTGAAAAAACGGCGACAGTTGCACCGACAAGAACTGTTAATTTTGGAGCAACAAAGGGAATTTGAATTGAAGTCAGCTCTCTTGAAAAGTCAACTCAAAGAACGCAACCGAATTTCACAAGAACTACACGATGATTTGGGGGCAACGCTTACCTCTATTTCGATGAGTGCCGAACTACTCAAAAGGAAACACCCCGAACTGAATAGCCGAGAAGTTGAAATAATAGCTGATAGCTCAAGCAGTTTGGTCGACAGTATGAATGAAATCGTTTGGAGTTTGAACAGCAACAACGATTCCCTTCAAAGTCTGGTCGCTTATATCCGAAAATTTACCTCTCAATTTTTAACAGATGCAGATATTTCTTTTTCAATTGATTCACTGGATGTTATCCCGAATATAGAATTAGAAGGTGCGGTGCGCCGCAGTATTTTTTTGACGGCGAAAGAGGCATTGAACAATATAGTGAAACATGCACAAGCGAGCCATGTCAATCTTAGATTTGCCATCGAAAGTGATGTATTTATGGTTCAAATCGAGGACAATGGCAAAGGGTTTGTGGTATCTGAAAATACGGATATTTTGGGCAATGGACTCCGCAATATGAAGCACAACATGGAAAATATCAATGGTGAAATGACCTATTTTTCCAATCCTAAAAGCACTAAGATTACCTTGTTATTTCCACTGAAAAAAGATAAAATATGA
- a CDS encoding glycoside hydrolase family 2 TIM barrel-domain containing protein has translation MSYMNLYHRTLLTIVLCFSFNMHQPTNLNAQTPDWENPEVVEINKEAPHATLFPYENRSKALTFHKNESDYFQTLNGEWNFHWVEKPADIIENFYEESFDDKLWDKIEVPSNWELQGYGVPIYVNIPYEFTKTPEPPKVPHDYNPVGSYRKTFNVPANWSDRQVFIHFGAVKSAFYIWVNGQRVGYSQGSKTPAEFDITPYIRTGNNLVAIEVYRWSDGSYLECQDFWRISGIEREVFVYATPKVHIRDYFVKADLRDNYENAWLEVEMNLRRYSDRSDREGTMEMELLDADGQQIRTAKRDWEFKNEDGDEKLFTFGKPIFEPQKWTAETPYLYTLLVTLQDKRGRTLEVLSSKIGFRKVEIVDGQLLVNGQYVYIKGVNRHEHDPTTGHVISEESMLQDIQLMKQNNINAVRTSHYPNDPRWYELCDEYGLYVVDEPNIESHGIGYDPNKTLGNKPEWGEAHLQRTQRMLERDKNHPSIIIWSLGNEAGNGVNFYATYEWIKKRDTSRPVQYERVQNGYGATSTFDYNTDILAPMYEWADDLVLFAAKHPDKPVILCEYAHAMGNSVGNLKEYWDIIEAHPQLQGGFIWDWVDQGLYKTLENGKTIFAYGGDFGDKNTPSDANFLANGLVQPDRRPNPHLWEVKKVYQYIKVEAVDLEQGTIRIDNQYAFKSLDDLYLQWQILADGKPLKEGKIMDLPIVAGTDATIRLEDFAFEKQNDVEYFLNVSFRTKAATAMIPANHELAVEQFGIENTLKSKVNGAKNIPALSVKEVGEEYVIEGDNFSISFNKRQAAMTSFKHKNTELIASPLQPNFWRAATDNDYGAELPKKLKVWKTAFEEATLTKMEVKKVSTSQIDVLTEWSLLKGDANQTIRYQVFGNAKIEISNNFVIQSKNNRPMLPKFGMKMRMAKDFSNFAWYGRGPQESYWDRKTSALVGLYEGTVSEQVHPYVRPQETGNKSDVRWATLTNEQGRGLKVSFVEGGDYLNVSVNHFGEEDLDGGEVKSQTHFGELEERDWTTLNIDLQQMGVGGNNSWGALPLEKYRLPFRDYGYSFVLEVVE, from the coding sequence ATGTCCTATATGAACTTGTACCACCGAACCCTCCTCACAATTGTACTTTGCTTTTCCTTCAATATGCACCAACCTACAAACCTCAATGCCCAAACCCCCGACTGGGAAAATCCCGAAGTCGTCGAAATCAACAAAGAAGCACCACACGCCACCTTGTTTCCCTACGAAAACCGCAGCAAGGCATTGACCTTCCATAAAAACGAATCCGACTATTTTCAAACCCTCAATGGCGAATGGAATTTCCATTGGGTCGAAAAACCAGCCGACATCATAGAAAATTTCTACGAAGAAAGTTTTGACGACAAACTTTGGGACAAAATCGAAGTGCCATCGAATTGGGAATTGCAGGGCTACGGTGTGCCGATTTACGTCAATATTCCCTACGAATTTACCAAAACCCCCGAACCGCCCAAAGTGCCACACGACTACAACCCCGTAGGTTCCTACCGCAAAACCTTCAATGTGCCAGCTAATTGGAGCGACCGACAAGTGTTCATACATTTTGGGGCGGTCAAGTCGGCATTTTATATCTGGGTCAATGGGCAGCGGGTCGGCTACAGTCAGGGTAGCAAAACACCAGCCGAGTTTGACATCACGCCCTATATTCGCACAGGCAATAACTTGGTCGCCATTGAAGTCTATCGTTGGAGTGATGGCAGTTATTTGGAGTGTCAAGATTTTTGGCGCATCAGTGGCATTGAGCGAGAAGTATTTGTGTATGCTACGCCCAAAGTGCATATTCGGGATTATTTTGTCAAGGCAGATTTGCGGGACAATTACGAAAATGCTTGGCTCGAAGTCGAAATGAACCTCCGCCGATACAGCGACCGAAGCGACAGAGAAGGCACGATGGAAATGGAATTGTTGGATGCCGACGGACAGCAGATTCGCACTGCCAAACGAGATTGGGAATTCAAAAACGAAGATGGCGACGAAAAACTGTTCACTTTTGGCAAACCCATTTTCGAGCCGCAAAAATGGACCGCCGAAACGCCCTACCTCTACACGCTTTTGGTGACATTGCAGGACAAAAGGGGCAGAACTTTGGAGGTGCTGTCCTCCAAAATTGGCTTCCGCAAGGTCGAAATTGTGGACGGTCAATTGCTCGTCAATGGGCAGTATGTGTATATCAAGGGAGTCAATCGGCACGAACACGACCCAACAACAGGTCATGTTATTTCGGAGGAATCCATGCTGCAAGACATTCAATTGATGAAGCAAAACAACATCAATGCCGTCCGAACTTCGCACTATCCCAACGATCCTCGCTGGTACGAACTCTGCGACGAATACGGTTTGTATGTGGTCGACGAGCCCAACATCGAGTCGCATGGCATCGGCTACGACCCCAACAAAACCTTGGGAAACAAGCCCGAATGGGGTGAAGCACATTTGCAGCGCACACAGCGAATGTTGGAACGGGACAAAAACCATCCTTCCATCATCATCTGGTCATTGGGCAATGAGGCAGGAAATGGGGTGAATTTTTATGCGACTTATGAGTGGATAAAAAAGCGGGACACAAGCCGACCTGTGCAGTACGAGCGTGTGCAAAATGGCTATGGAGCGACTTCAACTTTTGACTACAATACCGACATCCTTGCGCCAATGTATGAGTGGGCGGACGATTTGGTGCTTTTCGCTGCAAAACATCCCGACAAACCTGTGATTCTCTGCGAATACGCACATGCAATGGGCAACAGTGTAGGAAATTTGAAGGAATATTGGGACATCATCGAAGCGCATCCGCAATTGCAGGGTGGTTTTATTTGGGATTGGGTGGACCAAGGTTTATATAAAACGCTGGAAAACGGCAAAACGATTTTTGCCTATGGTGGTGATTTTGGGGATAAAAACACGCCGAGTGATGCCAATTTTCTGGCGAACGGTTTGGTACAACCCGACCGACGACCAAATCCACATTTGTGGGAGGTCAAAAAGGTGTATCAATACATCAAAGTCGAGGCGGTAGATTTGGAGCAGGGTACCATCAGAATTGACAACCAATATGCCTTCAAAAGCTTGGATGACTTGTATTTGCAGTGGCAAATTTTGGCAGATGGAAAACCATTGAAGGAAGGAAAAATCATGGATTTACCGATTGTAGCAGGCACAGATGCCACAATTCGTTTGGAGGACTTTGCCTTTGAAAAACAAAACGATGTAGAATATTTCCTCAATGTGTCTTTTCGCACCAAAGCTGCAACGGCAATGATTCCTGCCAACCACGAATTGGCGGTTGAGCAGTTCGGAATAGAGAATACTTTGAAATCAAAAGTAAATGGGGCGAAAAATATTCCTGCTCTTAGTGTCAAAGAAGTAGGAGAGGAGTATGTCATTGAAGGAGATAATTTCAGCATTTCTTTCAACAAGCGACAAGCTGCAATGACTTCCTTCAAGCACAAAAACACCGAATTGATAGCCTCCCCTTTGCAGCCCAATTTTTGGCGAGCCGCTACGGACAATGATTATGGGGCAGAATTGCCGAAAAAATTGAAGGTTTGGAAAACGGCTTTTGAGGAGGCGACTTTGACCAAAATGGAGGTGAAAAAAGTCAGCACTTCTCAGATAGATGTGCTGACCGAGTGGAGCTTATTGAAGGGAGACGCAAATCAAACGATTCGTTATCAAGTTTTTGGAAATGCAAAAATTGAAATTTCAAATAACTTTGTAATTCAAAGTAAAAATAATCGTCCAATGCTTCCAAAATTTGGGATGAAAATGCGGATGGCTAAAGATTTTAGCAATTTTGCTTGGTATGGGAGAGGGCCACAAGAGTCGTATTGGGATCGAAAAACGAGTGCTTTGGTGGGTTTGTATGAGGGTACGGTAAGCGAACAGGTGCATCCTTATGTCCGACCGCAAGAAACGGGCAATAAATCGGATGTTCGGTGGGCGACTTTGACAAATGAGCAGGGTAGGGGATTGAAGGTGAGTTTTGTTGAAGGAGGCGATTATTTGAATGTGAGTGTGAATCATTTTGGAGAGGAAGATTTGGATGGGGGAGAGGTGAAGAGTCAAACGCATTTTGGAGAATTGGAAGAACGGGACTGGACGACTTTGAATATTGATTTGCAGCAAATGGGCGTAGGTGGTAACAATAGTTGGGGTGCATTGCCTTTGGAGAAATACCGCTTGCCATTTAGGGATTATGGATATTCGTTTGTATTGGAGGTGGTGGAGTAA
- a CDS encoding HAMP domain-containing sensor histidine kinase, whose product MMRLNNVKIIIGASTVALIALIFFQVRWLIQAKDLIETNFEQKVRMALCYAVENMETDGRAYKYGSPLSASVCSSSQNNQTNALSIIEILNEQGEENQILKQALSAALTFYGIDMEYEMNVWDIGMAGHNFLGCGNDKAYCCPLSPFPIGNKNESSLMLNVQFPNKTRYVLGQMGFMLISSILILLFISIVFILANYTLIRQKRISELNVDFFNNMAHEFRTPLTNISLANKLLVKNRQDLKDNRYLEVVKRENNKLLQQIERVLYLAKLENGDYQLQKTSIQLDDLIREVVSDMDMQIKEREAHIEVQMGENESWQIVGDRLHLGNVFRNLIDNALKYSDMGTSVWIRLQKKENGVVISFKDNGMGIAKSEQVYIFNKFSRIANQNIHNQKGFGLGLSYVKMIVERHNGFVEVMSDLQKGCRFDLFFPA is encoded by the coding sequence ATGATGCGATTGAACAATGTCAAAATAATTATTGGTGCTTCAACAGTAGCGTTGATTGCGCTCATCTTTTTTCAAGTACGGTGGTTGATTCAGGCCAAAGATTTGATTGAAACGAATTTTGAGCAAAAAGTTCGGATGGCTTTGTGCTATGCGGTTGAAAATATGGAAACAGATGGACGGGCGTATAAATATGGTTCTCCTCTGTCGGCAAGTGTCTGTTCTTCAAGTCAAAACAATCAAACTAATGCGTTGTCTATCATTGAAATACTCAATGAACAGGGGGAAGAAAATCAAATTTTGAAGCAAGCACTTTCGGCAGCACTGACTTTTTATGGCATTGACATGGAGTATGAAATGAATGTGTGGGATATAGGAATGGCAGGACACAATTTTTTGGGCTGTGGTAATGATAAAGCCTATTGTTGCCCGCTTTCTCCTTTCCCAATCGGGAATAAAAATGAATCTTCTTTGATGCTCAATGTGCAGTTCCCCAACAAAACGAGGTATGTGTTGGGGCAAATGGGTTTTATGTTGATTTCTTCGATTTTGATTCTGCTTTTTATCAGCATTGTTTTTATACTTGCCAATTATACCTTGATACGCCAAAAACGCATCAGCGAATTGAATGTCGACTTTTTCAACAATATGGCGCATGAATTTCGCACTCCTTTGACAAATATTTCTTTGGCGAACAAATTGTTGGTTAAGAACAGGCAAGACTTAAAAGACAACCGTTATTTGGAAGTGGTCAAACGAGAGAACAACAAACTACTCCAACAAATCGAGCGGGTTTTGTATCTGGCAAAATTGGAAAATGGTGACTACCAACTTCAAAAAACTTCTATACAATTGGACGATTTGATTCGTGAGGTGGTGTCGGATATGGATATGCAAATCAAAGAACGAGAGGCACATATTGAAGTACAAATGGGTGAGAATGAAAGTTGGCAAATAGTAGGGGATAGGCTGCATCTCGGCAATGTGTTCCGCAATTTGATTGACAACGCTTTGAAGTATTCTGATATGGGAACATCGGTTTGGATTCGTTTGCAGAAAAAGGAAAATGGTGTGGTGATTAGCTTCAAAGACAATGGGATGGGAATTGCAAAGAGTGAACAGGTGTATATTTTTAATAAGTTTAGCCGCATTGCGAACCAAAATATACACAATCAAAAAGGTTTTGGATTGGGTTTGTCGTATGTGAAAATGATTGTGGAAAGGCACAATGGTTTTGTGGAGGTCATGAGCGATTTGCAGAAAGGATGTCGGTTTGATTTGTTTTTTCCAGCTTGA
- a CDS encoding response regulator transcription factor — MYHILLVEDDLTLGFLLVEYLEAENYKVKLCRDGSSAWKSFQKEIFDLCILDIMLPKIDGFTLAQQIRQENSTIPFLFLTARSLKQDKLRGFSLGAEDFITKPFDEEELLCRLQVILRRKAEGEELQTFPKQFQVGDYFFDYERQELYYKDTVKRITEKENEVLRLLCIHQNKILRREDAVKQIYGEEDYFLGRSFDVFISRIRKLLKKDPRVQIENVFKVGFILNVPS; from the coding sequence ATGTACCATATATTGTTAGTAGAAGATGATTTGACTTTGGGTTTTTTGTTGGTAGAGTATTTGGAAGCAGAGAATTACAAAGTGAAATTGTGCAGAGATGGGAGTTCGGCATGGAAGTCCTTCCAAAAGGAAATCTTTGATTTGTGCATTTTGGATATTATGTTGCCAAAAATAGATGGCTTCACCTTGGCACAACAAATCCGACAAGAAAATAGCACAATTCCTTTTCTGTTTCTGACGGCTCGTTCCTTGAAACAAGACAAGTTGCGGGGTTTTTCGCTAGGAGCGGAGGATTTTATTACAAAACCTTTTGACGAAGAAGAATTGCTGTGCCGATTGCAGGTAATTCTGAGGCGAAAAGCCGAAGGTGAGGAGCTGCAAACATTTCCCAAACAGTTTCAGGTTGGAGATTATTTCTTTGACTATGAACGACAAGAGTTGTACTACAAAGATACGGTCAAGCGCATAACCGAGAAAGAAAACGAGGTATTGCGCTTACTTTGTATTCACCAAAACAAGATTCTGAGGCGAGAGGATGCGGTGAAGCAGATTTATGGTGAGGAGGATTATTTTTTGGGGCGCAGTTTTGATGTGTTCATATCTCGCATCCGCAAACTGCTGAAAAAAGACCCTCGTGTGCAGATTGAGAATGTGTTTAAAGTTGGGTTTATTCTGAATGTGCCTTCCTAA
- the kdsB gene encoding 3-deoxy-manno-octulosonate cytidylyltransferase produces the protein MSSATSIVIIPARYASTRFPGKPLADIKGKSMIQRVYEQAQKSASISAVYVATDDERIQKHVLQFGGNVVMTSPNHQSGTDRCAEAMQLIEAENNGIEKADIIINIQGDEPFIQPEQIDALVQLFDHERTEIATLIKPIEEDSVLWDVNKPKVIRGENGNALYFSRQCIPHLRNIPQSEWLQNHTFFKHIGVYAYRRRTLQEITQLLPSLLEQAESLEQLRWLENGFSIQTAITHFESPSIDTPEDLQRILHQNLSKKP, from the coding sequence ATGTCTTCTGCAACTTCTATCGTCATTATCCCTGCACGCTACGCATCAACCCGATTCCCCGGCAAACCTTTGGCCGACATCAAGGGCAAAAGTATGATTCAAAGGGTCTATGAACAAGCCCAAAAATCGGCATCTATTTCGGCTGTCTATGTTGCTACGGACGATGAAAGAATACAAAAACACGTTCTGCAATTTGGTGGGAATGTGGTGATGACCTCTCCCAATCATCAAAGCGGCACAGATAGATGTGCGGAGGCCATGCAACTAATTGAAGCAGAAAATAATGGAATTGAAAAAGCGGATATAATTATCAACATTCAAGGAGATGAACCTTTTATTCAGCCCGAACAAATTGACGCTTTGGTGCAACTATTTGACCATGAACGAACAGAGATTGCTACTTTGATTAAGCCAATTGAAGAAGATTCGGTGCTTTGGGATGTGAACAAGCCCAAAGTAATACGAGGCGAAAATGGAAATGCTCTTTATTTCAGCCGTCAATGTATTCCGCACCTCCGCAACATTCCGCAATCAGAATGGCTGCAAAACCACACTTTTTTCAAGCACATTGGCGTATATGCCTATCGCCGCCGCACTTTGCAGGAAATCACCCAACTCCTCCCCTCTCTGCTCGAACAAGCCGAAAGTTTGGAGCAATTGCGTTGGCTGGAAAATGGCTTTTCGATTCAAACGGCCATTACCCACTTTGAATCACCTTCTATCGACACACCCGAAGATTTGCAGCGGATTCTTCACCAAAACCTTTCTAAAAAACCTTGA
- a CDS encoding kelch repeat-containing protein gives MKLIYSFLFFICIWTHSQAQDWVQVASLPNEFSQTYHSFGFGIDGKGYLVSGYSTQADENKNFYQYNPTTDEWTRLDDFPGAARAYAIGDIWDGKAYFGFGRDESNNLNDLWVFDPTNMSWTQLESCPCMARIHPAMIAHNGKVFVGMGGTTNGNAKDWWEYDITSNSWSQKPDFPAPARHHPYQFGIGNYIYTGLGHGSGFISNEWFQYDPINETWLQVADLPSNGRVAGTQFSHNGIGYVLSGENEDHSSMPTGEFWAYDPALDTWEELPPHPDRSRWAPASFVIDGEVYIINGETYVGLGASEFQTAVYKYDLEKGAVNTEEFVKDNTIFQAFPNPFSDALNLKWDAQINSKNVSIQVFDIHNRLILQIDGLHDKIDLSTAPNGLLRVELTTNEKRYFQTVLKQ, from the coding sequence ATGAAGTTAATCTACAGTTTTCTCTTTTTTATTTGCATTTGGACACATTCCCAAGCACAAGATTGGGTACAAGTTGCCTCTCTACCGAATGAATTTAGCCAAACATATCATTCATTCGGTTTTGGAATAGATGGAAAAGGTTATCTCGTATCGGGATATTCCACTCAGGCTGATGAGAACAAAAATTTCTATCAGTACAACCCCACCACTGATGAATGGACAAGATTAGATGATTTTCCTGGCGCAGCACGTGCTTATGCAATTGGAGATATCTGGGATGGAAAAGCTTACTTTGGATTTGGTAGGGATGAATCAAATAATTTGAACGATTTGTGGGTATTTGACCCAACAAATATGAGCTGGACGCAGTTGGAAAGTTGCCCTTGCATGGCGCGCATACACCCAGCAATGATTGCACACAATGGAAAAGTATTTGTTGGAATGGGTGGTACGACTAATGGAAATGCGAAAGATTGGTGGGAATATGACATAACATCCAATTCTTGGTCACAAAAACCAGACTTTCCTGCTCCTGCTCGACACCATCCCTATCAGTTTGGAATTGGAAACTACATCTATACAGGCTTAGGACATGGAAGTGGATTTATCTCGAATGAATGGTTTCAATATGACCCTATAAATGAAACATGGCTACAAGTAGCAGACCTTCCTAGTAACGGAAGAGTGGCGGGAACACAGTTTTCTCACAATGGCATAGGTTATGTCCTCAGTGGCGAAAACGAAGACCATTCCTCTATGCCTACGGGTGAGTTTTGGGCGTATGACCCTGCTTTGGACACATGGGAAGAATTGCCTCCACATCCAGATAGATCACGTTGGGCACCCGCATCTTTTGTTATTGATGGAGAGGTTTACATCATCAATGGAGAGACCTATGTTGGTTTAGGGGCATCTGAATTCCAAACAGCCGTGTATAAATATGACTTAGAAAAAGGTGCTGTCAATACAGAGGAGTTTGTGAAAGACAACACGATTTTTCAAGCTTTCCCAAACCCATTTTCGGATGCCTTGAATTTGAAGTGGGATGCACAAATCAACTCTAAGAATGTAAGTATTCAGGTATTTGACATTCACAATAGATTGATTTTGCAAATCGACGGTTTGCACGACAAAATTGACCTATCAACCGCACCCAATGGACTTTTGCGTGTTGAATTGACCACCAATGAAAAACGTTATTTTCAAACGGTTTTGAAGCAATGA
- a CDS encoding response regulator transcription factor, with amino-acid sequence MNDELITIAIVEDNANIRELLQNTISMEKDYHCVGSYPNGEQAVIYIPTIHPNVVLMDIGLPGIDGIECVRQLKPLCPKTEFMMCTVYDEDEKVYQALEFGASSYILKRSKPEFLLQAIREVHEGGSPLSPDIARKLVQRFQKKKTDIVAEANITPREMEVLQLLSTGALYKEVADKLGISINTLKRHIYNSYEKLQVDNKTEAFNKLFRKFK; translated from the coding sequence ATGAATGATGAATTAATTACGATAGCCATTGTTGAGGACAATGCCAACATTCGCGAACTGCTCCAAAATACTATCAGTATGGAAAAAGACTATCACTGTGTGGGCAGTTATCCGAATGGTGAACAAGCAGTTATATATATCCCAACTATCCACCCCAATGTCGTATTGATGGACATTGGACTTCCTGGTATAGATGGCATCGAGTGTGTGCGACAACTCAAACCACTTTGTCCAAAGACGGAGTTTATGATGTGTACGGTGTATGATGAGGATGAAAAAGTATATCAGGCATTGGAATTTGGAGCGAGTTCTTATATTTTGAAGCGCAGCAAGCCAGAGTTTTTATTGCAGGCCATCAGAGAAGTACATGAAGGTGGAAGTCCTTTGAGTCCCGATATAGCCCGCAAACTTGTGCAACGTTTCCAAAAAAAGAAGACAGATATTGTTGCCGAGGCGAACATCACCCCCCGAGAAATGGAGGTATTGCAGTTGCTTTCTACGGGAGCATTGTATAAAGAAGTAGCCGATAAATTGGGAATATCTATCAACACATTGAAGCGCCATATTTACAATTCTTACGAAAAACTTCAAGTCGATAATAAGACTGAGGCGTTTAATAAGTTGTTTAGAAAATTCAAGTAG